The Candidatus Woesearchaeota archaeon genome contains the following window.
CGGCAGCAACCTGGATAGGAGCAAACTCAACTGCAGAATACGGAGCGCAAAACGCAAGCCTTTACGAAGGATGCCCAGCAACCAACAGAACCCAATGGAAAACACTCACAACAGGAACCCCAACAGCAGTATGCTCAAACTCAACAAAAACAGCGCTTGGCTGGGTTGACGGAGCAGACATAACACTTGTCGCAGCCAGAGTTGTAGTGTCAGCGCAGACAGCGCCAGGACTGAAGACAGTGGATGTAGGATTCTTTACAACATACTGAACAAATTATTTTATTGATTTTTTATTTAATTTTTATTTAGAAAGCTTTATAATTGCATTTCTCATTTACTTTAAAAAAATCGTGGTTAAAGAGGGAAAGAATGGTTCTCAGAATTTCAAACAAGATTATCTTTGCAATAATGCCTGTTCTTGCGATTTTGCTTTTTGCAGAGGAAGCATTTGCAATGAACATAGGGTATTCCACCCAAGACATAGATTTTGTCCCAAATGAGGTAATCACTCTTGAATACACTGCAATGAACACTCTGGATGAGGCGATGGGAGTGTCAATACTGCTTGTTGGCGACCTTATCCAGTACATAAAGGCAGAGCCCCAAACATTTGAGCTTGGACCCAGAGGAGTTAAAAACTTCAAAATAACAGTGAGCTTCCCTGATGCAATTGAAAAGCCAGGAAGCCACAGGCAGGTTGTAATGGTAAAAGAGGAGAGATACAACAAGCACGCAGGAATAAATGTTTATGCTGCGCCAGGAGTCCCTCTTTTCATACATGTCCCTTTTGAGGGGAAATACCTGGATGCAGTCCTTCAGGCAGAGGATGCAAAGATAAACGAGCCTGTGCTCTTTACAGTAGGACTTACAAACCTGGGAAGCCAGACCATAAATTCAGTTTCAGGAGACATTGATGTTTATTCCTCAGATAAAACTCTCGTTACAAATGTAATGACAGACAGCCTAAGCGCCTTTGAGCCCACTTTCGCAGGAACTCTTAGTGCAAAGATGGAGACAATGGGATTTAAGGCGGGAAAATACACTGCAAAAGCCAATTTAAGGTATGATGAATTCTCAAAAAGCACAGAGGAAGTTGCTTTCAGGATAGGAGAATTAAAGATTAATATTGTGAATAACACAAAAGAAGCTTACATTGAAAAAGGTTTCAACGAGTTTGAAGTTTGGATTGAAAGCGCCTGGAACGACCCAGTGGAAGACGTATATGCTGAGGTAAAGCTTGCTGGGAACAGAGCAAGCTTCAAAACTCTTGCAGACACAGTCGGGGCATGGGAAATAAAAACGCTGACTGGCTACCTGGATGCAACAAGCATACCTGTTGGCAATTACACAATTGAAATAAGCCTCAATTATGCAGGAAAATCAGAAAAGAAAGAGGGAATTCTTGAGATAAAGAGCAAGCCTGCTGGAAAAGAGGCTGAGAAAGAGAAGGAAACTGTAAAATCAGGAATAAAAATCTCAACTACTGCAATGATTGCACTAGCAATACTTGCATTAATCGCGCTTAACATAATATTCTGGATAATTATCTCAAAGAGGAACAGACAGAAGAAAGATTAAGGAAAAATGAGAAAAAAATATCCAGGAAAAGGCAGGAAGATAAAACTTAGAACAATTGATTTTGCACTTGTCTTTCTTGCGATAATCTGCATATCTGCATTCATAACAATTTTAATATACCAGACAGGAACTGCAGGAAAAGTTTATGCAGTAAGAACCCTTCCGATAAACCTTACTGTGACAGAGCCGATGCACGTAGGGTTAGGGCTCAGGAAAGAAAGGGACATGATGTTCTTCGGGGCAATACCCCCCCTGGGAAAGGGCTACACCCAATTTGCAGTCACAAACGAGTATGACAAGGAGCTTTTAGTCAGGATAGAAGTTGAGGGCGAGCTTAAGCCGTGGATAGAAATAGCATACAATGATTTCATCCTTGAAAAAAACGAAACAAGAAAAGTTGACTTGATAGCGTATGTTCCGGAAAATGCGTCCCTTGGCCAAAGAAACAGCACGCTTATAGTTACCTTTCTCAGGACATGATTAGGTTTAAATCCTTAATATAATTATTATTCTAAATGAACCACCTCATAAGAAAAGCAGAGGAAATAGCAAAGAAATGCCTGAGAGAGGACTATTCAGAATACGGAATTGCAGCAGGAAGAAGGCAGTTTGAGGATTACTGGGCAAGGGACTCCTTCTTTGCATCTTTTGGCGCAATTGCATCAGGAGATTATCCTATTGTGAGAAAAAACCTTGAGCTTTTCCTTTCAAATGAGGATTCAATCGGGCAGGTTCCGCTGAGGATTGGAACAAAATTCATAGCATTTAAGGTTCTTGGGATAAAATTCTATGACGGAACAAAAAGCAGGGCTCCAAGATACATAATAGACAGGAACTACCCTAACTTTATGCCAAAAACTCCTGCTGACCAGAACTCGCTTTTGATTATTGCAGCAGAGGAATACATAAGAAAATCAGATGACAAAAAATTTGCAGTGGACAATTATGAAATGCTGAAAAAAGCCATGGACTGGAACTTCACCCTTGACAAAAACAGGGATTTTCTCATTGAAGAAGGATACTACTGCAGCTGGCTTGACTGCGTGAAAAAGTCAGGGAATGTCCTTTACACAGAGGTGTGCCACTATAAAGCATGCGCTGCATTTTCAAGAATTGCACGCAGAATCGGAAAAAAAGAGGACTGGAAAAAATATTCTGAAATCGCACAGAAAACAAGGGAAAAAATAAATGAAAAATTTTGGAACGGAAAATTCTACAATGACTGGATAGATTTCAACGGGAAAATCCATGGGAATTTCTCAACAGATGGAAACCTCCTTGCAATAATGTTCGGGATAAGCAGCAGGAAAAAGAGCAGGAGCATAATATCCTGCATAAAGGATTTTGGGCTTGAAAACGGAGTTCCTTATAAGACAAACTATCCCAAATACAGATTCTCTGAAATAGATTTTCTGCTTTATCCTGCAGGAATGAAGGACTACCACAACGGGATGAGCTGGCTTTGGATAGGATGCGCGGGAATCCTTGCAAAGGCAAAAGCGGGAATGAAAAAAGAATCAGTGCAGCTGGCAGAAAAAATTGCAAAAAAGATAATTGAATGCAACGGTGTTTACGAGGTTTATGAGGAAAATGGAAAGCCGGTGAAAAGATTATTCTACAAAAGCGAATTCCCTTTTGCCTGGGCATCAGGGCTTTTTCTTTATACGATAAAAGAGGCGGGAATCATAAATAATAAATAAAAAATAATCATTTATAATTATTAAAAAAAAACATTAATTAATTTTTAAAATAAAAAATAATTATTCGCAATCGTTAAAAAAAAAGACATTATTAATTAATTTGATTAATTTTAAAAATCATAAAAATCAATTTTTCTATTTATTCTTCTTGTTCATTATTGCTGCCCTTGCTGCAGCAAGCCTTGCAATCGGAACCCTGTAAGGCGAGCAGGATACATAATCAAGCCCTGCCCTGTGGCAGAAATCAATGCTTTCAGGATCTCCGCCGTGCTCTCCGCAGATTCCAACTTCAAGCGACTTATTTTCCCTCTTTCCAAGATTTACCGCCATCTCAATAAGCTTTCCAACACCCTTCTGGTCCAGGGATGCAAACGGGTCAGAAGGCATAATATTGTGCTCCTCATAATACTTTATGAATTTCCCCGAGTCATCCCTGCTGAATCCATATGTCGTCTGGGTTAAGTCATTTGTCCCGAAACTGAAGAACTCTGCCTCTTTTGCAATCTCATCTGCAAGGAGGGCTGCTCTCGGAAGCTCAATCATTGTCCCAATCTTGTAGGAAAGCTCCACATTGTATTTTTTTATTACCTCATCAGCAGCCTTCTTCACAATATCCCTTTGGTTAATGTATTCCTTTACATCACCCACAAGGGGAATCATAATCTCGGGGAATACGCTTACCTTTTCTTTTACAAGCTCGCATGCTGCCTCAAAAACAGCCCTTGACTGCATCTCAGTAATTTCCGGATAAGTTATTCCAAGCCTGCATCCCCTGTGCCCCATCATCGGATTGAACTCGTGAAGCTCTTCAACTCTCGCGAGAAGCTTTTCTTTTTCCCCTATTTTTTTGCTGTCCTCTTTTCTTTCTTTCATAACAGCAATCTCAACCATTAATTCCTCCCTTTTCGGAAGGAACTCATGAAGGGGCGGGTCAAGAAGCCGTATTATTACCGGTAAGCCCTTCATCTCCTTAAGAAGCCCGTAAAAGTCAGACTTCTGCATCGGAAGAAGCTTTTCAAACGCCTTTCTCCTGTCAATCTCATTGTCTGCAAGAATCATCTGCTGCATAAGCGGAAGGCGCTCCTCTGCAAAAAACATGTGCTCAGTCCTGCAGAGCCCGATTCCCTCTGCGCCGAATTTCTTTGCTGTTATTGCATCCCTTGGGATATCTGCATTTGCCCTTATCCCAAGCCTTCTGAATGAGTCTGCTATTTTCAGGATTTCATCAAAATCTCTGCTAAGCTCTGGCTCAACAAGCGGTGTTTCTCCAAGAATGACTTCTCCTGTGTTTCCGTTTATTGTAATTGTCTCAAGGTGCTTAACAACTATTTCCCCTGCAATGAACTCTTTTTTCTTCTCATTAATCCTTATTCCTTCGCATCCCACAATGCAGCACTTGCCCATTCCCCTTGCAACAACAGCTGCATGGCTTGTCAATCCGCCCCTCGCTGTAAGAACGCCCTGCGCAGCTGCCATTCCGTGAATGTCATCAGGAGAAGTTTCTGCCCTTACAAGGATTACTTTCCTGCCCTCTTTCCCAAGAAGCTCTGCCTCATCAGCGTCAAAGACAGCCTGCCCGCATGCAGCTCCCGGACTTCCGGCAAGCCCCTTTGCAATAACATTAAACCTGGATTTTGGGTCTATCATCTTGTG
Protein-coding sequences here:
- the ppdK gene encoding pyruvate, phosphate dikinase encodes the protein VSMPGMMDTILNLGLNEDSSAGLSKKAEPRFAYDCHRRFIQMFGNVVLGIKHERFEHVISEIKEKRRLKEDTGLSADDWKEVISGYREIISDETGSYFPEEPNKQLFMAIEAVFNSWNNERAISYRKLNGISSEMGTAVSVQEMVFGNMGSDCATGVAFTRNPATGENKFYGEYLINAQGEDVVAGIRTPKPISEMEKEMPNSYKQLLEIRKNLEAHYKDMQDIEFTIEHGKLFMLQTRTGKRTAQAAVKAAVDMIREGLIPKEEAIIRIEPLQLNQLMHKMIDPKSRFNVIAKGLAGSPGAACGQAVFDADEAELLGKEGRKVILVRAETSPDDIHGMAAAQGVLTARGGLTSHAAVVARGMGKCCIVGCEGIRINEKKKEFIAGEIVVKHLETITINGNTGEVILGETPLVEPELSRDFDEILKIADSFRRLGIRANADIPRDAITAKKFGAEGIGLCRTEHMFFAEERLPLMQQMILADNEIDRRKAFEKLLPMQKSDFYGLLKEMKGLPVIIRLLDPPLHEFLPKREELMVEIAVMKERKEDSKKIGEKEKLLARVEELHEFNPMMGHRGCRLGITYPEITEMQSRAVFEAACELVKEKVSVFPEIMIPLVGDVKEYINQRDIVKKAADEVIKKYNVELSYKIGTMIELPRAALLADEIAKEAEFFSFGTNDLTQTTYGFSRDDSGKFIKYYEEHNIMPSDPFASLDQKGVGKLIEMAVNLGKRENKSLEVGICGEHGGDPESIDFCHRAGLDYVSCSPYRVPIARLAAARAAIMNKKNK
- a CDS encoding GH116 family glycosyl hydrolase — encoded protein: MNHLIRKAEEIAKKCLREDYSEYGIAAGRRQFEDYWARDSFFASFGAIASGDYPIVRKNLELFLSNEDSIGQVPLRIGTKFIAFKVLGIKFYDGTKSRAPRYIIDRNYPNFMPKTPADQNSLLIIAAEEYIRKSDDKKFAVDNYEMLKKAMDWNFTLDKNRDFLIEEGYYCSWLDCVKKSGNVLYTEVCHYKACAAFSRIARRIGKKEDWKKYSEIAQKTREKINEKFWNGKFYNDWIDFNGKIHGNFSTDGNLLAIMFGISSRKKSRSIISCIKDFGLENGVPYKTNYPKYRFSEIDFLLYPAGMKDYHNGMSWLWIGCAGILAKAKAGMKKESVQLAEKIAKKIIECNGVYEVYEENGKPVKRLFYKSEFPFAWASGLFLYTIKEAGIINNK